The Osmerus eperlanus chromosome 20, fOsmEpe2.1, whole genome shotgun sequence DNA segment CAGTTGAAGAAACCTTACTGAAACTGCGAGCAGTATCATGCTATGTTGTTAGCATATTATATTGTATTTACCGTCCCGGTAGTACCTGTGAAGTATCTTAAATCCTAGATGATGAACGTTCCTCATACTGTAACGCATACCATCCACACGGTAGACTTCTACGAACTTTACATTACATACTTTTTTTAAGATACCAGTAAACCATGTGAAAGCTTTTCCTAATAGCCTATAACTGGGTAAATCTGTGATACAAGAACAATGCGTATTTCAACAAGTAGCCTACTTGTAGAGAAGCAATGACATCATCAATAAACAGAAACATTGTGAATTATTACGACTGTCTCACGATATAaaaatgtgtaggcctacatactCAGGTGATGAGCCTACTCACCTTTTCAAAGTCGAATCTACAATTGTTTAGATCGCGTTAAGGGAGTGTTCAACAATGGCATATTAGTGCACACGTCACACGAAGACccatcgcaattggatgaaagtGCTGTCAGAAGATTTTTCTCCCTGTGCCCCTGACACTGTATAACTTGCTTTTAATTAGAAATGTATGTAAATACTAAAATAACAAAAGAAGAAATGCACTGTAAATCTGTGTGGTGCTGTAGGCTTGTGTTTATTCTACTGGGAAAGACAAAAACAGaaatgtatgtgggtgtgtgcatacatTGTAAATACAGACACACCCTTCAGTTGCGAAAGTAGGCAGAGTATTGTTTGACAGTATGGTGGTTGTCACGGAGATCTGGGACTGCACCCTTTATAGTCAGGTGGAAGCGCCTGTGGCTGTCGGTCCTGGAGAACGAGTCCTGGAGGCTCATCAGAACTGACTTGGACCGGaatagcccccctcccccacacacaccccgggACCCTCCCAAGGTAGCCCGGATGCAGGAAAAGGCCCTTGAAAtggatctctctctgtttggccCCACAGAGCCGACTCTGGCACACTCTCCATCAACACCCTTCAGGCACCCTGGCGGGTCTTCATGTCCCAGATTTAGTGAGCCTGTCCTGGGTAGTAGGTTGTGCCTGTAGGGGGTCTGGCTCTGTGGGTCAAGGTCTTCAGTGTTTGATCTTTGTGACATACAGTTACAGAAGCTTTCTGCAAAACCACACACGTCACAGCATAACTCTTCGTGATGGTCAACTGGGTCGATGCAACCTAGTTTCTGCTCTTCACAGCAGTGACCCGAACCAGATATTTCTGGAAAGTTCTGGGCTCTGTGAAGTTTAACTGAACTGTTTAATCCCCAGCCATATTCATCAGTGTGATAACCATGAATGCTGTTATCATGGACACTGTGGctgttgtgctggtaagcagAGTCACGATTGTCATGACTACAATGTCTGTGTTTAAGGACAATGTCTGATGTGCTGCCAGGTTGGTTATTGGGGTTGTTGACAAGGTGGCAAGGGCTGGCAACATGGGTGTTCATCAGGCACCGTCGGCCCTGCTGGATACGAGCCTGACGTCCATTTTGGGGGCGCGCTGGGACCAGGGTAGGATGGGATCCCACCCTCTGGTTAACACAACAGGCATGCTAAaatacacactctaacacacacttatATTATCTCAAAATAATTTCTGAGAATAATAACAAATCTGTTGGGAACAATGAAGTCAAATAAAAGGTATTTGTATTTGTAAGGTATAATGCTTTAAAATGGCTATTTAAAACGACTTTGCGCTAATTATTAATGGAACAGGCCTAAAAGTACAAACCACCTACAAGCTGGATTGTGTATGGTGTTTGATCTCCAAAGGTTTTCTCATGCAAGTCATCTAACTGCAGAGGGTTGGCAGGACCACATcctgacaaacaaacacacacacacatgcatacacacacacatgcatacacacacacacatgcatacacacacacacatgcatacacactcacacatggaaCAAGGTGGTCATTGTCTGTATGCTCAGTGTACATGTAAACAGACTGTGAGTTTGTATGTTAGGAGTACCTGAGTATTGGAGTTGATAGCAAGTGAGCCTGTGTGACCTTTCCAGGTTGCGTAGCATGTTAGCGGTTTGCTCCGACAGTGTGGAGTCCAAGTTTCTTAGAGTTGCATTTGGGCACAAAGTCTTAGGAAGTGATGGATAAAAAACTTGCCTGTTGCTGCATACTGATTTTGGAAACTACAAAATGGGAAAATTTTCAAATTAAATATAAATTACATAATGATAAGTTTATAATAATGTATTGGCATAATTTTAACACTACTCCTCCAGATTTGTTGCTTTCCTGACCTGGTAGAAGCCATGTTGTCCTGGCCACAGCAGGGCCTTCCTTTGAGTTACCTTGGAAACCTCCAGCAGCTCATGTCGGAGATCAGCTCCTgtgaaaacaaggaaaacaggTGAGTTAGGTGATTCTGCACTCAATAATCCTTCACTCTCCCACACTTGAACTCTCTAACTcttaccctctttctctctttttacttGTTTCTTTCTTACCTTTGGTCTTAGTCAGGACACGCATGTCAGAAGCGCAGGCTGGTATGAGAAGGTTCAGGGGTCTCTTGGTGGCCGCCGTTACCCCAGAATCAGGATCGTCTGGAGATCGGAAAGTTGGAAACATGGCAAAGCGGGAGATATGGGACTGGTAAGGATGTTCCCTTGGAACTGGAACCAGTATCTGCTTCTCACTGGGAAGGAGACAGACCACAGTTAGACTGTGCTTTGTGTTCTTGTTGTCTTAGCTTTGGGTTTGACATAAATGCTCTCTCACCTAATGTTGATTTGTGTTGGTCTTGGAACCCTGAAATTAGATGAATGTAAACAATGCATATTTTTCACATATGTATTAATTGCATAAACATTCTTAATTAATGATTTGCAGGAGTTGGTCCATGTTGCCATCTAGCGGCCAATACGAATACTGCAGCACACATCTTAAAATGACAGTTTTAGCTTTTCTCTCAATAGTTTTCATTCGAAGGTGAATACATACAGCTCATCACTGCCTCGGAGGAGGCTCTTTCTCAAGGTGGTCATTTCATAGCGTTGCGGTATAACTACATGCCtttgaacacatacacatagacacacagggTTTAGATCAGAAGCTGAGTATTTGACTATAGATCAAGTAGTGACAGGTTAAAATCCCCCCTGTGCAGTACATTGCGTTGGATAAAGTGTCAATAATAGTGTCATTGCTTTGGCTGAATCAATAAGTTATAGACACATTTTATACGACGTAATCAATTGTGACAGTGCTGTACATGCTGTTGTACATCCTTTCCTATAATACCGACTGATTCATAGCTGTATTGTTGCACTTGAAATAGAAAATCATCTTTAGTACTCAGTTAAAGTGCTTCCTCCATAGCCAAGGTGAAAGTGTCCCTTTACAAGGGCTGTAGGGTGCTTTGTGTTGGGAGACGAGGAAACTGGAGTGTGCTTTAATCCTCTCCGATGAAGACTGGCCAATCTAGGGAGTCGGGGAATTACATgcataataaatgtaaatgacattgTAAGGtgggaaatgcattttcatgtaTTCAACAGTGCCATGTTCTAGAATAAATTATTCCAAATATATTGTTTACATCAATAGTTATTAGATTAATACCATTGCAACATCACTGTAATTGGTAGCCTTGTAGCCTTATAAGGCAATGCTTGGGCACGTTTACCTTGGTAATGACACCGGAGGCGGCTGGTCAGAGGGTTTGGGGTGTTCTCCGGCAGTAGGGTGTCTGAGGGGTTTAGCGGGGGTCTCATGGGGCAAGGAGAGgtcagggaagagggggggtacCTCTTGATGAACTGAGCGAAGAAAACGCTGTTCACCCTCCTCAGGTAGGCTccgcgggggagggaggtggtggaagAGAGTCGGAAGAGAAGTGCCATGGGACGGGGgataggggtgggaggggaagctTTTGAAACCCAGGCTGACATAGTTGTCCTGGATCACTGTGCTGACCATCAGTCCCTGACAACCACATGTTTTCACTGGTATTATTGTTTAGATCAAAGCTAAATTGACAGTTTGTAGACACTTCAATTTACATTAAGAGGCAGGTTTACCTGCAGTTAGGCTACTAGATTCTGCTAAGATTTTGTGCTCATATAAGAACAGTCAGATACATGCTTAACCCTTCAATAGTCACAGCATCTGCAATGAACGTAGCCTACTGTGAGCCGTTTAACGTTTAAAAATGAGACGCCTACCTgttgctttctttcttttcacacGAGAGAAGACAGTCCACTGGAGTGAAGATGAGATGGAAGACTTCACAAAGTTAACTTTCTGGCGAAGCACGAAAGACCACCTTCTTTGCCCTTCTCTCGACCACCTCAAACTGCGCCGCAACAGCCAAACCTCTCTTGCAACTCAGCATGGTTTCACGAAGTCCCAAACGCCCAAATTGGAATGCGATGTCTGTGATGTCATAGCTTCGTAGATAAGATACTCGTTTCTCTTCAGCCACTGTTGGTAGAGTTTAATAATGTATCCACATTTAAATTAATGTAGGCTATGTAAAAAGGAGTAACGGAGTTGAGTTCTCCTTTCGGACATTGTATTGCAAAAAAAGGGCTAGCCGACTAACCCCAACAATATTATAGGCCTACTTGCGTAAACTAGGCTATACTGAtaccagatttttttttttgtcataacAGGAATTCTTTTTCCGTGCATTTCATTATATTCTCCATTGACTTGCACGAGACAAATAATCTAGCCTAGTAGCCCGTTGTGGGTCATTTTGAACCGGACCTTCCATGTATCaggagctgtccatggtgctagcCACGCCACACGCACGTgcattaaaggcagggtagacaTTGGttagaagcactttttgtcacatCCCGATAGAAACCAatcaatttaaaggtttaacaGTCCTGCAACGCCCACAGACATCAGATTTATTTGATCCACTTACTGTGGAGGAATGAAATCTATGCTGCTAATTATATGTTCTATGTCTCTGTTGAATAAAAGACTATGGATACCTCAGATATACAAAATGTGTAATGACAATGCTGAACATATAATCCAAATATAATCAATGCTTTCAATAATGATGAACTTATATTCCGAATGTATGATTATGCACCAAgatgtgactgtgtctgtgaaagTGAGAAGTGGACCTTGCTCAGGAGAATGTGTGTTTTAGTGAGAAGAGGAATGCAATAAGTCAGCCTACTGGAAGGGAGGGGTGCACGGGGTGATATGATTTGCTGCAGAGAAATGTTTGACATCAAGGCCGGTGACAGGTACCGGATGGGGGAGGCGAGATGGCCACACCATGGGACAAGGAGAGAGTACAATGCGCCTCACAACTCTTGAGAGTCAACACCAGGAGATGacaaacacctccctctctggagGGGTACAAGACCTGTGTGCCCTGCACCGGTCAGACAGAACTGGACTGGGCAGAACACTCTCCCGGATTTCTGTCAAGACTATTCTCACGAGGGCCTTTCGTTTTCTCGACTCTATGAGACTGGTAACATTGACTGGTATCGCAGATCGAGACTGAGACACATCAGTGTGTTATATTCATTGTTTGATTGCATCATTTCTTATCAATATACTACATAGAACCTGGTCTGGTATTTAACCTTGTGTTCTTCTCCACCCAAATTTGAACCTCAACACTACCTACCTCCaggcagtagtcaggcagctgtatgtgtgttttggaagataagctttgaagggagggggtgggatattttggcttGAATCCTTTTAAACTCAAGCTAAAATGGCTAGCCTATCCTGTCTTTAATTAAAACACCAAAGTCATTTAGGTCaacaataattatttttatatgTGCATTCAGCCTACAGTACATAGACTAATGGAATGGCAAACATCGGACAATAACACATCAATTCACAACATCTAGTATGCCTATAAACTTAGACATGGCTGTAGAAACGTTCGGTTGTTCGTTCTAAAAAGGCCACAGCGCTCAAGTCAATATTGATGAGCTCAGAATGTGTAATTGTCACCGCAGTTCCGTCTTCTACTGAGCTGCGAGTTAATTCACAGTCTTTGGACCTGTGAAATAGAATACATTTTAAGCAAGTGATTAGGTCGATGAGGGATtgtaatttgtatttttttaatgataTAGTCTATAATTAGGAGAAAAGCATgcaaataaaacacaaatatGCTTCAAGCAGCTTACAGCGTGCGTATCATAAAGCCTACCTGGGACAGCCTTAATAATACGTGCGTGGCCTTTGGTTCGGAAGAGGTTCCGGAACGGGGAGTTTCTTCCGAATCTTTGAGGCAAGGTAGCGGAAGGCACTACTCCAAGGTGGGGGCATTCGGAGCATGACTGAATCTCTGTACCCGACCTTCCAAAGCGTTGAGGTAAATTAAGAGTAGATTTTGGCAACCGGTCTCCTAGATCGCTTTCTCGGCCAAAGCGTAGAGGGAGGTTAGCGTGCAGGTGCAAAGGTTTGGTGGATCCAGAGAAGAGCTTGACCATAGTTGGGAGATTGACTTTGCCGCTGGTAGGAAGTATGTTTATTTTAAAATCCTGAATCTCAAGACTCCTCGGTATTTCATTGCTGCTCTGCAAAATTAAATGATAATTACACTTACGGTTGATAAGTGGCAGTTAGTTTTACAAGTCATTGGACGACAAGTTGTGTGCATGCTCACCTGGATATACTGTCTTTTCCTGAAATAGTTTCTGTTGTCATTGCTGATAGACTTTTCGTACCGTCCAATTTCAGAGGTTGTTCCCTCAACAAAAAATCCCAGCATGCCAAATATCAGCATCACCATCAGGGTTGCAGTGGGACACATCTTctctgctgtagcctacacagtgAAACATTCAACCTGTGGCCCCTGAAAATCCCAGTTATTAAAGGCAGCAACAAACGTCAGCCGTGCgtaagaggacacacacaccttatacaTTCTCTCtgtagacacacagtcacatcacacacattctAGACCCACTCAAGTCTCAGACCCACTCTTTGTAGACCCACATACACATAATTTCTCACATGAATGACAGCTTTTGCTCATACCACTAATTGGGAAGCTCGAGTTCACTGTATGGTTAATTAGAAAAATGAGTAGTAGAGATGAAGATGTGAAAGGAGAATGAAGATACAGGACATACCTCAGGGTTGTTGTGTTCACAGACAAAGGTGCAATGatggatggggggatggagggggagaggtcaaTTTTAGCTCTGAAGAGAATACAGTATAAGCAGGCTATAGGGGAAATCCatgtcttctcctgtctggttgGTTTCCACAAACTAAAATAACCAAACATGCCACTTCTTGACTATGTTTAGTTTAGGATATTCTCATTATCTTGGGTGCTGCTTAAGTTACTTTGATAATAATACATAATAACAAAGTAACATCAATGATTTTTACATAACAGacaaacatttatttaatttattatAAAGTGAATAAGTGTCATGGTGTTAACAGAAAAAACTTGCAGGAAGTAGCACTGTTACTCACAATTTACTAACAATTTAATTAAGTTTGTTTGTCAGTTACGTGGTTAACCTTTGCCGATAAGTAATGTATATTAAGCCACTGCCTCCAAGCAACTGTGAAAAGACTTTCAACAGATGTCTCACACTAAGAATATTTGCATTTGAACCAGTTTGAAGAATCTCGTGGGTGCCACTAATTGCACCAATGTTCTAAGAATAATGGTCCAGTGAGTCCATGTGACGTCATTCCTCATTCACTGAGTTATTTTGAATGCATTGCTACTTAATTGAGTGGGGATGTGTGAATAAATCTTACTGGCTTTAAAtccatatgagagagagagataagatttGGTACTGTAATTTGGAGGATTGTTAGCACAGTCTAACAACTAACTCTACAGATTataaatttgtcacaatgtgACATTGTTATCATATTTGTTGTCATCATCAATTTGAAGCCTTCTCTATAAAAGTGGCCTGAGTTCGACAGCAGGCTAGCTCATGCCATGTACACCATAAATTAGCAAACTCTTATCTTTGCTTATGTGTCGAATCACTTGTGTTTAACCCATGTGGCTTTCTCGTCTAACATATCATACCTGGATCTtctttgtctatctctctgttcctttctctttctttgtttctgtctctctgtctctttgtctctctctctcttcctccctctctctctttggatgACCTCAGCTTGGACATACTGACTTGGGTCAGGATTTACGATCCACTCTCCAACAAGGACCGAGGCATCTCCTACACATTAGCCCTTTGTTCCCTGCCCCAccatccctcactcctctcattctccttcCTCTAACCTTTACATGACCACTCTCAATCTCATCTTGTTCTTcattttctgtttgtctttATCTTTTCACAGTGTCCACTTAATAAGTGTTCCATCACAACTCATGCTCATACCTCCTCTCTTCATATTCATGGTGAGCTAAAGggagacagataaacagacagacagacaggcagacaggcagacagacaggcaggcaggcaggcagacatagaCAAGAAGTGCAAGATTATCTCTGGCATGGTTCCCAGAATTCTGTTTCAGTTCTTGGACATCCCTTAGATTCCTTGGAATGATTTGCACCACTGTCCTGTCATCCCCTGAAGACCGGATTTATGCCTTGGTGTTTTATATCCCCCTTCGCACCGACATCGGCAAAAGCCATGAGGCTTGTGTATTCTCCTGCAGGAGTCTTCCATAGTGTGGGTTAGGATTAGGACACAGTCACTCCCACCCCAAAAGTGATTTCACTGATTCATGCTTTCTATAGGTTTTGGTGTTTGAACAaaacatcccacacacacatacacacacacattccttggAATGATTTGCATCACTGTCCTGTCATCCCCTGAGGACCGAATTTATGCATTGGTGTTTTATATCCCCCTTTGCACCGACATCGGCAAAAGCCATGAGGCTTGTGTACTCACTCTCCTGCAGGAGTCTTCCATAGTGTGGGTTAGGATTAGGACACAGTCACTCCCACCCCAAAAGTGATTTCACTGATTCATGCTTTCTATAGGCTTTGGTGTTTGAACAaaacatcccacacacacataacacacacacaaagacacacccagaacatacacacacacaaagacacgcccagcacatacacacacaactgactTCATTTGTTGATATTGGTGTTTCAGAACTTGATAGGGGAAGGAGGGCATACCAGTGTGTTTACTTGTCCTCAAGGATTTAACATTCAGTTAGagtttaaaacattttaaactgtGAGAGGAACAGTATTTGACATTAGCTGTTTACTATTAGAATAAGCTTTTTGCATCTGGTAATGCATTGTGTGTCCAAGAGATGGCGCAGTTGAACATGTGAATGAGTGAGCCAGTCCACAAAGTCAGCAAACAACAAATTCTATCCAAAAACAACTTTCTTATCATTTTCATAAACAACTTATAAACAAAATACGTTATTAAAATGAATGTAACAATCATTGCATTTTTAGAACTTCTAAGGACTTGAGTTATTTCTTCATCCTGTGGTGTACGCAATCAATAGACACAAGGGGgcgctcaaacacacattgaAACTCACTCTAT contains these protein-coding regions:
- the LOC134041090 gene encoding uncharacterized protein LOC134041090, whose translation is MVSTVIQDNYVSLGFKSFPSHPYPPSHGTSLPTLFHHLPPPRSLPEEGEQRFLRSVHQEVPPLFPDLSLPHETPAKPLRHPTAGEHPKPSDQPPPVSLPRLASLHRRGLKHTPVSSSPNTKHPTALVKGHFHLGYGGSTLTEHVVIPQRYEMTTLRKSLLRGSDELVPRPTQINISEKQILVPVPREHPYQSHISRFAMFPTFRSPDDPDSGVTAATKRPLNLLIPACASDMRVLTKTKGADLRHELLEVSKVTQRKALLWPGQHGFYQFPKSVCSNRQVFYPSLPKTLCPNATLRNLDSTLSEQTANMLRNLERSHRLTCYQLQYSGCGPANPLQLDDLHEKTFGDQTPYTIQLRVGSHPTLVPARPQNGRQARIQQGRRCLMNTHVASPCHLVNNPNNQPGSTSDIVLKHRHCSHDNRDSAYQHNSHSVHDNSIHGYHTDEYGWGLNSSVKLHRAQNFPEISGSGHCCEEQKLGCIDPVDHHEELCCDVCGFAESFCNCMSQRSNTEDLDPQSQTPYRHNLLPRTGSLNLGHEDPPGCLKGVDGECARVGSVGPNRERSISRAFSCIRATLGGSRGVCGGGGLFRSKSVLMSLQDSFSRTDSHRRFHLTIKGAVPDLRDNHHTVKQYSAYFRN
- the npvf gene encoding pro-FMRFamide-related neuropeptide VF, giving the protein MCPTATLMVMLIFGMLGFFVEGTTSEIGRYEKSISNDNRNYFRKRQYIQSSNEIPRSLEIQDFKINILPTSGKVNLPTMVKLFSGSTKPLHLHANLPLRFGRESDLGDRLPKSTLNLPQRFGRSGTEIQSCSECPHLGVVPSATLPQRFGRNSPFRNLFRTKGHARIIKAVPGPKTVN